In Phaenicophaeus curvirostris isolate KB17595 chromosome 14, BPBGC_Pcur_1.0, whole genome shotgun sequence, a single genomic region encodes these proteins:
- the NAE1 gene encoding NEDD8-activating enzyme E1 regulatory subunit, whose product MALGTGKEQRYDRQLRLWGDHGQEALESAHVCVINATATGTEILKNLVLPGIGSFTIVDGNQISGEDVGNNFFLQESHIGQNRAQCATELLQELNSDVSGNFVEESPEKLLENDPSFFNRFNLVVATQLPESTLLRLAEVLWNSNVPLLICRTYGLVGYMRIIIKEHTVVESHPDNTLEDLRLDKPFPELREHIQSYDLDHMDKKDHSHTPWVVIVAKYLTNWFNEKSDQLPKSYKEKEAFRQLIRQGILKNENGTPEDEENFEEAIKNVNTALNTTEIPRGIEEIFNDDCCINLTEQSPTFWILARAVKEFVANEGQGSLPVRGTIPDMIADSNKFIKLQNVYREKAKKDIAAVGNHATKLLQSLGKAPESISERELKLFCSNSAFLRVVRCRSLPEEYGLNTFNKDEIISHMDNPDSEIVLYLMLRAVDRFYKQHGRYPGVYNYQVEDDIGKLKSSLTGFLQEHGLSVVVKDDYVHEFCRYGAAEPHAVAAFMGGAAAQEVIKVITGQFVIFNNTYIYSAMSQTSATFQL is encoded by the exons ATGGCGCTCGGCACCGGCAAGGAGCAGCGCTACGACCGGCAGCTCAG ACTGTGGGGTGACCATGGACAAGAAGCCTTGGAGTCTGCCCATGTTTGTGTGATAAATGCAACAGCCACAGGAACTGAAATACTCAAAAACTTAGTCCTGCCAG gTATTGGCTCATTTACAATTGTTGATGGCAATCAGATCTCTGGAGAAGATGTTGGAAATAA tttctttctacAAGAAAGCCATATTGGTCAG AACCGTGCGCAGTGTGCCACCGAGCTCTTGCAAGAATTGAATAGTGATGTTTCTGGAAACTTCGTTGAGGAG AGTCCAGAAAAACTTCTAGAAAATGACCCTTCCTTTTTTAATCGGTTCAACTTGGTGGTTGCAACACAACTACCAGAAAG TACATTGCTGCGCTTGGCTGAAGTTCTCTGGAATTCCAACGTTCCTCTGCTGATCTGCAGGACTTATGGACTGGTTGGGTATATGAGAATCATTATCAAAGAACATACAG ttgttGAATCTCATCCTGACAATACGTTAGAAGATCTTAGACTGGACAAACCATTTCCAGAACTGAGGGAACACATTCAGTCTTATGATTTGGATCATATGGACAAAAAG GACCATAGCCACACTCCGTGGGTTGTGATTGTCGCCAAGTATCTGACCAACTGGTTCAACGAG aaaagTGATCAATTGCCTAAGagttacaaagaaaaagaagccttCAGACAGCTGATTCGGCAAG gtatcttaaagaatgaaaatgggACCCCAGAAGATGAGGAAAACTTTGAAGAAGCTATAAAAAATGTGAACACGGCATTAAATACCACAGAG atTCCAAGAGGCATTGAAGAGATTTTTAATGATGATTGCTGTATAAATCTGACAGAACAG TCACCCACCTTCTGGATTTTGGCTCGAGCTGTAAAGGAATTTGTGGCAAATGAGGGGCAAGGCAGCTTACCTGTCCGGGGCACTATTCCTGATATGATAGCAGACTCCAATAAATTTATCAAATTGCAAAATGT ATACCGTGAGAAGGCAAAGAAGGATATTGCTGCTGTGGGTAACCATGCTACTAAACTGCTGCAGTCCCTAGGCAAG GCTCCAGAATCTATTTCGGAGAGAGAACTAAAACTGTTTT GCAGCAACTCCGCTTTTCTCCGAGTAGTACGATGTAGATCTCTGCCTGAAGAATATGGCTTAAACACTTTTAACAAGGATGAAATCA TTTCCCACATGGATAACCCAGACAGTGAAATCGTGCTGTACTTGATGCTGCGGGCTGTAGACAGGTTTTATAAGCAGCATGGTAGATACCCAG GTGTCTACAACTATCAGGTAGAAGATGATATTGGAAAACTAAAATCATCCCTTACTGGTTTCTTACAAGAACACGGGTTGTCTGTAGTGGTGAAAGATGACTATGTTCATGAATT TTGCCGCTACGGAGCTGCTGAGCCACATGCTGTTGCTGCCTTCATGGGAG gaGCTGCTGCACAGGAGGTGATCAAAGTCATCACAGGGCAGTTTGTGATTTTTAACAACACCTATATTTACAGTGCAATGTCACAGACCTCAGCAACTTTCCAGCTGTAG